In the genome of Natronomonas salina, the window GCAAGTTCCAGGGCATCTCCCACAAGCTGGCGCGGGGCCGGGCGAACGCCTTCGCCGCCGACGCGGCGGGCCTCCGGCTGGCGTGGCTCATGGACAACGGCGAGCAGGCCATCGAGGAGTCCTCCATCGTCAAGTACCTCGCGTCGAACGTGCTCTTCGATATCGCCGACGACGTCGTGCAGGTCCACGGCGGCAACGGCCTCGCGGAAGACAACCCGTTCATGGACGAACTGCAGACCGCCCGCATCCTCCGCATCGTCGAGGGGACCGACGAGATCCAGCTGAACACCATCGCGAAGGAGCTCGGCCTGCCGTAACGGAGCCGTGAGCCGACTCCGACCCGCGTCGCCGCCGTGGCCGCGGCCCGTCCGCGCGGAGCTGGCGGCGACCGACTGGGAGCGCCACCCGATCGTCGACGTGGTGACGTTCGCGCCGGCCACCTCGCGGGGGCTGGAGGGCGACCGCCAGCAGATCGAGGTGTACCGCTACCGCGAGGCGCCGTCGCCGTCGGTCTACGAGAACGGCGAACGGACGTTCCGCGTCGAGCGGCTGACCCGGCCGCTGTTCGAGCGGACCGTCGAGTCGTAGCGACGCCGGCCTTCTTCCGGCTGGCGACCGAAGATTCGGTGTGACATCCGAACTCCAGCAGAACCGGCTCCGGCGGACCGTCGAGAACGGCGACGTCGCCTTCGGCGTCATCGACGGCGTCTACAGCCCGAAGCTCGTGGAACTGGTCGGCGGGATGGGATTCGACTTCGTCTGGATCGACCTCGAGCACGGCGGGCCGAGCCCGATGGACGGCGAGCGCCTGGAGGACCTCCTGCGGGCCGCCGACGCGGTCGACACCGAGCTCCTCGTCCGGGTGCCCTCCAGCGACCCGGCGACGGTCCGGAAGGTCCTGGACGTGGGCGCGCGGAACGTGTTCGTCTCCCGCGTCGAGACGGCCGAGGAGGTCCGGACGGCCGTTGAAGCCGCGCGGTTCGAGTACGACGACGGGCCCGGTCGGCGCGGCCTGGCCGCGCCGCGGGCGAGCCGGTGGGGCGGCGCCGGCGACTCGTATCCGGCCACCGAGGACGAAGAGGTGCTGGTCGGCGTCACCGTCGAGACGGAGCGGGCCGTCGAGAACATCGAGGAGATCGTCTCGGTCCCGGAACTCGGCTTCGTCTTCGTCGGCCCGAACGACCTGTCGGTGTCGATGGGCCGTCCCGGCGAGGTGGACGCCGACCCGGTCGAGGAAGCCGTCGAGACCGTCCGGACGACCGGCCTGGAGAACGACGTGGCGGTCGGCGGCCTCACCTTCGGGATGGACGACGTCCGCGCGAAGGTCGACGACGGCTACCAGTTGCTCAACGTCGGGAGCACGACGGGCGCCGTCAGCAAACAGCTCGGCTCCTGGCACGAGCAGTACGAGGACGCAGGGAACTGAACGGGGAGGACGGTCGCCCACTCTTACCAGTCTGGCGGCCGTCGGGTCGGTATGGACGCGACCGCACTCGTCACCGGTTGTTCGTCGGGCATCGGGCGCGCGACCGCAGGGGCGTTCTGCGAGGACGGCTGGGAGGTATACGCCACGGCGCGAGACCCGACCGACCTGGAGGACCTCGCGGCGCGGGGCTGTCACACCGCGGCCCTCGACGTCACCGACCCGGAGACCATCGAAACGACTGTCGACCGGGTCTTCGACGAGCAGGGAGGGCTCGACTGCCTCGTCAACAACGCCGGCTACGGGCAGTTCGGCCCCGTCGAGGACGTCCCGATGGAGAAGGTCGTCCGCCAGTTCGAGGTCAACACGTTCGGGCCGCTCCGGCTGATCCACGCCGTCCTGCCCCGGATGCGGGAGGAGGGTCGCGGCACCGTCGTCAACGTCGGCGGCGGGTTCCGCGGCGTCACCGGGCCCGGCCTGGGCGTCTACACCGGCTCGAAGTACGCGCTGCACTCGATTACCGACGCGCTCCGACAGGAGGTGACGGGGACCGGCGTCGACGTGGTCCTGGTGCTCCCCGGTGCCGTCGCCACCGACTTCTACGACCGCGTCCTCGAGGAGGTGACGAGCTACGACCACTCGAGCGCCTACGACGACCTCTA includes:
- a CDS encoding HpcH/HpaI aldolase family protein — protein: MTSELQQNRLRRTVENGDVAFGVIDGVYSPKLVELVGGMGFDFVWIDLEHGGPSPMDGERLEDLLRAADAVDTELLVRVPSSDPATVRKVLDVGARNVFVSRVETAEEVRTAVEAARFEYDDGPGRRGLAAPRASRWGGAGDSYPATEDEEVLVGVTVETERAVENIEEIVSVPELGFVFVGPNDLSVSMGRPGEVDADPVEEAVETVRTTGLENDVAVGGLTFGMDDVRAKVDDGYQLLNVGSTTGAVSKQLGSWHEQYEDAGN
- a CDS encoding SDR family oxidoreductase; protein product: MDATALVTGCSSGIGRATAGAFCEDGWEVYATARDPTDLEDLAARGCHTAALDVTDPETIETTVDRVFDEQGGLDCLVNNAGYGQFGPVEDVPMEKVVRQFEVNTFGPLRLIHAVLPRMREEGRGTVVNVGGGFRGVTGPGLGVYTGSKYALHSITDALRQEVTGTGVDVVLVLPGAVATDFYDRVLEEVTSYDHSSAYDDLYRVLDDTPAVECGGPGINAPERVAETILEAASADSPAPAYYVGRLSLLGSLVGGAVKGRARDAVSRAGIRALASEPAQRLLESRR